The DNA sequence TGGCCTGCGTCTGCGCCGCGAAGGGCTACCGGCTGGTGCTCACCATGCCCGAGACGATGAGCCAGGAGCGCCGCAAGCTGCTCTCGGCCCTCGGCGCCCAGCTGATCCTCACTCCGGGGCCGGGCGGGATGCGGGGCGCCATCGATCACGCCGTCGAGCTCTGCAAGAAGGACGAGCGCTACGTGCTCCTCCAGCAGTTCGAGAACGCCGCCAACCCCGAGGCCCACCGGCGGACCACGGCCGAGGAGATCTGGTCCGACTGCGAGTCCCGGGTCGACGTGCTGGTCGCCGGCGTCGGCACGGGCGGCACGATCACCGGCGTGGGGCAGGTGCTCAAGGCGCGCAACCCGGGGCTGAAGGTCGTGGCGGTCGAGCCCGACGACTCTCCGGTGCTCTCCGGCGGCGCTCCCGGACCCCACCCCATCCAGGGCATCGGCGCGGGCTTCGTGCCGGCCATCCTCGACCGGGAGATCATCGACGAGGTGGTGCGGGTGAAGGGCGAGGACGCGGTGTCCACTGCTCGCCGCCTGGCGCGGGAGGAGGGCATCCTCGTGGGCATCTCCTCGGGCGCCGCAGCCTGGGCCGCCCTCGAGCTCTCCCGCCGGCCCGAGCACGCCGGCCAGCGCATCGTGGTGATCCTGCCGGACACCGGTGAGCGCTACCTCTCGACCCCGCTCTTCGAGTTCGAGGGAGACTGAGGCGATGAGCGACAAGGGTGACGAGATCATCCTCGGACCGGTAGTGGACGCCCTCTGCTCCCTGGAGAACCGCCCGGCGAGCCGCCGGGGCGCGGCCCAGCGGCAGCTGCTCCCCTCGCGCGACGCCCTCATCGACATCCTCGGGTCGCTGCGCTCGGTCCTCTTCCCGGGCTACTTCTCGGACTGGGACCTCTCCCAGGAGAGCCTCCACTTCTACGTGGGCGCCACCCTCGACCGGGTCCTCCACGTCCTGCAGGAGCAGATCCGCCGGGGCCTCTGCTTCGCGATGGAGGAGCCCTGCGCGGAGAGCGGCGACGCCCAGGAGCGGGCCCACGAGATCACCCGCGAGTTCCTCCGGCGCCTGCCCGCGCTCCGGGAGCGCCTCGACACCGACGTGCAGGCGCACTACGACGGCGATCCGGCGGCGACGACCCGCGGAGAGATCGTCTACTCGTACCCCGGGCTGCGGGCGATCATGCACTACCGCCTGGCGCACGAGCTCCACGCGCTGGGCGTGCCGCTGATCCCCCGGATCATCACCGAGCACGCCCACGCCCTCACTGGCGTGGACATCCACCCGGGCGCGACGATCGGCGAGCGCTTCTTCATCGATCACGGCACGGGCGTCGTGATCGGGGAGACCAGCGTGATCGGGCGGAACGTGTGCATCTACCAGGGCGTCACCCTCGGGGCGAAGAGCTTCCCGAAGGACGAGAAGGGCAACCCGGTCAAGGGCATCCCCCGTCACCCGATCGTCGAGGACGGCGTGATCATCTACTCCGGGGCGACCATCCTCGGGCGGGTCACGATCGGGAAGGGCGCGGTGGTGGGCGGCAACGTCTGGCTCACCCGGGACGTGGCGCCGGGCACCATGGTGACCCAGGGGCAGAGCCGCCAGGTGGTCTTCGAGGGCGGCGGCGGGATCTGAGCTTCGGCCCTCAGGCCTTGCTGACCCGGTTCCCGCCGAAGGCGCGGGAGGTGCCCAGGGCGCTGCGCGCAGCCTCGTGGAGCCCGGCGGAGTCGAGGGCATCCTCGGGGAAGCCGGCGACCCCGATGCTGACCGTGATGATCCGGCCGCCGGCGCC is a window from the Deltaproteobacteria bacterium genome containing:
- the cysK gene encoding cysteine synthase A — translated: MPIASKVTDLIGGTPMVQLRTGEGAGEVVAKLEFTNPCSSVKDRIALAMIEAAEEAGAIKEESILIEPTSGNTGIGLACVCAAKGYRLVLTMPETMSQERRKLLSALGAQLILTPGPGGMRGAIDHAVELCKKDERYVLLQQFENAANPEAHRRTTAEEIWSDCESRVDVLVAGVGTGGTITGVGQVLKARNPGLKVVAVEPDDSPVLSGGAPGPHPIQGIGAGFVPAILDREIIDEVVRVKGEDAVSTARRLAREEGILVGISSGAAAWAALELSRRPEHAGQRIVVILPDTGERYLSTPLFEFEGD
- a CDS encoding serine acetyltransferase; the encoded protein is MSDKGDEIILGPVVDALCSLENRPASRRGAAQRQLLPSRDALIDILGSLRSVLFPGYFSDWDLSQESLHFYVGATLDRVLHVLQEQIRRGLCFAMEEPCAESGDAQERAHEITREFLRRLPALRERLDTDVQAHYDGDPAATTRGEIVYSYPGLRAIMHYRLAHELHALGVPLIPRIITEHAHALTGVDIHPGATIGERFFIDHGTGVVIGETSVIGRNVCIYQGVTLGAKSFPKDEKGNPVKGIPRHPIVEDGVIIYSGATILGRVTIGKGAVVGGNVWLTRDVAPGTMVTQGQSRQVVFEGGGGI